One Lasioglossum baleicum chromosome 6, iyLasBale1, whole genome shotgun sequence genomic window carries:
- the Tefu gene encoding serine/threonine-protein kinase tefu isoform X6, which translates to MLCCTLYLFKVVFKMSKYSERIQEILKTASGKKVLDKKKCVLDLLELYENQEALNEICINSEQNVQGVINWSYIIHTVHKVVLNETDRHASKDSYGRAIIIERQNTCLLMRKTVQYANSYKIPLLKCSDIIPLILQILGTSIYEYYHETYMHILVLYVLPLRTYHVKMLPEQWQELLKICILLYKNVSSIVNKRTTLEALQMIAHYGCLYSDLLPNLKETPPFLETVFLDVKTNQEILAESAYKLAHTVCRQIAIECRHNLCQFSENVLPNIISLKSSIEKYKLLLLFNQIHHPKGICKVDDGAYASNWEKWCAILKSMYLMILKDLKADVLPKSFTYLASEVFKQILENTDIVIERTSLDESDCINVVKKRRIASKMDGLIDIISGNNSEEAWPRIQILTVLLKKYPECLKSHDLAEFLKILVNLLTQSCKEEIIMDNLYDLCAILLTNEKILSTTCIENSNIYWDKIWDILLRSLNVNQNEISTHKLTQLFIINNKITKPNVLLRLYLTNVIKWSVMSLRTLIILCKYLSLPSDITMFNINTCSPTMNSDSVRLCLLKWALNIPWHKLATEIVIDELCLLLISITSKSKYEKQIEFKENSTNNSCDCLNNEELSYEEIENAYLLLKYKTNLFIDKEKDDIHCDIKLNEKILYMQDIVTSLQVQLCNTLDEGSGNDDIYIRIIKIAIVAKVISMMKQLNMINNDEIFLQQTMKTHLNSVYTLLANIDPSKSKYTYLCNVTKALNILYGTLYDTEISKIIILSSTPEMLRNTFSLMNIEDNEIADYETTKDYYENYSSFQIKRRALDQNIQEKWCNFCDKGTIRIQTSKALALFCCMNVGEEKCEIQRKLMDNLLKIDMYDLSRTFNFKMAVTVLESLLNYDKQNLSKNHGETPLKDVLALYQECREDETAVRYIFNILPYFLRYAVDYNFYLDDLINIISQQNRHKKKYGFRVHIEITKCILRIIHISPTLLYYIVPNEVDHMMPIMDSILSSLTNSLFIVQLEAIKCIREIYLSKKIDFKWKEILFMQIENSINKLVISSQSMCVDESETRIAGALLGLIAIVFSNGTFQCRALLTMLHFIMDKKIDIQIIPRALGTITNQIRYISLIEDNLSYLITCWYNSRYSSESFPWQLVQCSSEEQFYETHINMLAFIKFQSFKLSNVASLCNYVTLSFQQIIENIFPQVIPWLLYCINEDDDSGKKKLAEIAYGPHQSGFQNLLDNMIYAMSTHNEKVDEDIQYECAWRLGNWNFSVINQAQSDCKLKSQIVESDYHFYHYQALKYFHEGNEIGIQNAIGNARISIVKALKNISLESSKTVYEKLMQLQLIREIEELSSAKPDEHEKVLQKWQQQDISNFNELQYIEPILTQRTIMYQINNALVDSVQMKDALYNTYLNILKIAADKENLRIATRSLAALAKQTDLPPKVQDQMLYQESLLARLRNDLEIGRFLLRNLMHKDTLDTNLRAQVLRVYGDWMAETKSENPQTVIEEYYMKSVDASTSINEQTADSIKNLHNTQVALARFADVQYEQICAHMKSPQFESLKECITSTEEVSALSMSKDKDVRRAFILNHKQNINDAAELKHIQKERDNYLTLALQYYLLVLQQSEDYNLLIFRIVALWLDNIKQTDVNHLLNENLQRIPSFKFIPLIPQLAAHINNVSDAFSEKIYSIMEHCALEHPHHTLPVLLALKNLYGDYEYSTTQANNVVEPRVLGARKLLQELTRTNIRLIVHEMEKLSHSLVMLANLETSTRKPGSMVNIPKNQEILKVKNFNNVLVPTLTINVKSSRNYNNIIGISKYSGTYETVGGLNTPKKIICIGTDGISRYQLVKGKDDLRQDAVMQQVFSVMNILLKAYKETKRRKLMIRTYKVVPLTQRSGILEWCDNTVPIIFILIGSNPNSGFHVKYYPKDYTAKDCRDKLSAVEKASTDAKLKAFTDCCAHMHPVLHHFFMEKYPSPETWFERRLAYTRSIATTSIAGYILGLGDRHLNNILLDQTTAEVIHIDFGIAFEQGKVLPIPETIPFRLTQNIEAAMGVSGIEGTMRQCCEKTLTVLRDQRQIIITLLQVLLYDPLFTWTITPAKARNIQSGSSSKQVEINQSSTGTNKTAGRALLRIEQKLQGTEEGLASSISGQVERLIQQARDPMNLSRIYCGWQPYL; encoded by the exons ATGCTGTGTTGTACGTTGTACTTGTTCAAAGTTGTGTTTAAAATGTCAAAGTATTCAGAAAGAATTcaggaaatattaaaaactgCAAGTGGTAAGAAAGTTCTAGACAAAAAA AAGTGTGTGCTTGATTTGTTAGAGTTATATGAAAATCAAGAAGCGCTAAACGAGATATGTATTAATTCAGAACAAAATGTACAAGGTGTTATAAACTGGTCATATATAATCCATACAGTTCATAAAGTTGTATTGAAT GAAACAGATAGACATGCTTCTAAGGATTCTTATGGCAGAGCAATAATTATTGAAAGACAAAACACATGTCTGCTTATGAGGAAAACAGTTCAATATGCGAACTCTTATAAAATACCACTTCTGAAGTGCTCGGATATAATACCATTAATTTTGCAAATACTAGGAACAAGTATATATGAATATTACCATGAAACTTACATGCACATATTGGTATTGTATGTACTGCCACTTAGAACATATCACGTGAAGATGTTACCTGAACAGTGGCAAGAGTTATTGAAGATATGTATTCTATTATATAAGAATGTATCTTCAATTGTAAATAAACGTACTACTTTAGAAGCATTACAAATGATTGCACATTATGGTTGTTTATACTCGGATCTTCTACCAAACTTGAAAGAAACACCGCCATTTTTAG aaactgtatttcttgatgtaaaaacaaatcaAGAAATCTTGGCAGAATCAGCTTATAAGCTTGCGCATACAGTATGTCGACAAATTGCAATAGAATGTAGACATAATCTTTGCCAATTTAGCGAGAATGTCTTACCAAATATAATTAGTTTAAAAAGTTCTATAGAAAAGTATAAACTTTTACTGCTTTTTAATCAAATTCACCATCCCAAAGGAATATGTAAAGTCGATGATGGTGCTTATGCTAGTAACTGGGAAAAGTGGTGTGCAATACTTAAAAGTATGTATTTAATGATATTAAAAGATTTGAAAGCAGACGTGCTTCCAAAAAGTTTTACTTATCTTGCGAGCGAag tttTCAAACAAATATTAGAAAATACAGACATTGTTATTGAAAGAACATCACTCGATGAATCTGACTGTATTAATGtagtaaaaaaaagaagaattgcCAGTAAAATGGATGGACTAATTGACATAATTAGTGGTAATAACAGTGAAGAAGCATGGCCAAGAATACAGATATTAACAGTATTACTTAAAAAATATCCTGAATGTTTGAAATCTCACGATCTTGCagaattcttaaaaattttagTAAATCTTCTTACACAGTCCTGTAAAGAAGAAATTATCATGGATAATTTATATGATTTATGTGCCATTCTattaacaaatgaaaaaatattatcTACCACGTGTATAGAGAACTCAAATATATATTGGGATAAAATATGGGATATTTTATTGAG GTCTCTTAATGTGAATCAAAACGAGATATCAACTCATAAACTTACACAACTCTTcatcataaataataaaataacaaagccAAATGTGCTCTTGAGACTTTATCTTACAAATGTTATCAAATGGTCAGTTATGAGTCTTCGTACATTAATAATACTTTGCAAATATCTATCATTACCATCTGATATAACAATGTTTAACATAAATACATGTTCTCCAACAATGAATTCAGATTCTGTGAGATTATGTCTATTAAAATGGGCATTGAATATACCCTGGCATAAACTGGCCACAGAAATAGTAATTGATGAGTTGTGTTTGTTACTGATTAGTATTACATCAAAATCGAAGTATGAAAAACAGATCgaatttaaagaaaatagtacgaACAATTCATGTGATTGTTTAAATAATGAGGAACTATCttacgaagaaattgaaaatgccTACCTACTATTAAAATACAAAACAAATTTGTTCATTGACAAAGAAAAAGATGATATTCATTGTGatataaaattgaatgaaaagatattgtatatgcaaGATATTGTAACTTCTTTGCAAGTTCAGTTATGTAACACATTAGACGAAGGTAGTGGTAATGATGACATATACataagaataataaaaattgctataGTAGCAAAAGTAATATCAATGATGAAACAGTTGAATATGATAAATAATGATGAgatatttcttcagcaaacaaTGAAAACACATCTAAACTCTGTTTATACTTTATTGGCGAACATAGATCCATCAAAAAGTAAATATACGTATCTGTGTAATGTCACAAAAGCACTTAATATATTGTATGGAACATTATACGATACAGAAATCTCAAAGATAATCATTTTATCTTCAACACCAGAGATGTTAAGAAATACATTTAGTTTAATGAATATTGAAGATAACGAAATTGCTGATTATGAGACAACTAAGGATTACTATGAAAATTATAGCTCTTTTCAAATTAAACGGAGAGCTTTAGATCAAAATATACAGGAAAAATGGTGTAATTTCTGCGACAAAGGCACAATTAGAATACAAACATCGAAAGCTTTAGCATTATTTTGTTGTATGAACGTGGGAGAAGAAAAATGTGAAATTCAAAGAAAACTCATGGACAATTTGCTCAAAATAGATATGTATGATTTGTCTCgtacatttaattttaaaatggcTGTTACAGTTTTAGAATCACTGTTAAACTACGACaaacaaaatttgtcaaaaaaTCACGGAGAAACACCATTGAAAGATGTATTGGCATTATATCAGGAATGTCGGGAAGATGAAACTGCTGTtcgttatatattcaatattttaccATACTTTCTCAGGTATGCTgtagattataatttttatttagacgATTTAATAAACATCATTTCACAACAGAATCGACATAAAAAGAAATATGGTTTTCGTGTTCATATAGAAATTACCAAATGCATTTTAAGAATTATTCATATCAGTCCCACGCTTCTTTATTATATAGTACCTAATGAGGTCGATCATATGATGCCAATAATGGACAGTATTTTATCATCGCTTACCAATTCTTTGTTTATCGTGCAGTTAGAAGCAATCAAATGTATACGAGAAATAtacctttcgaaaaaaattgatttcaaatGGAAAGAGATATTGTTTATGCAAATAGAAAACTCGATAAATAAGTTAGTAATTAGTAGTCAGAGCATGTGTGTTGACGAAAGCGAAACTAGAATAGCAGGCGCACTTTTGGGACTAATAGCAATAGTATTTAGTAATGGAACATTTCAATGCCGTGCTTTATTGACAATGTTACATTTTATTATGGACAAAAAAATAGACATTCAGATAATACCAAGGGCATTAGGTACTATAACAAACCAAATAAGATACATAAGTCTCATCGAAGATAATTTaagttatttaataacatgttggTACAATTCAAGATATTCATCAGAGTCATTTCCATGGCAGTTAGTGCAATGTAGTTCGGAAGAGCAATTTTATGAGACACATATTAATATGCTtgcatttattaaatttcaaagtttCAAGCTATCTAATGTTGCATCGCTTTGTAATTATGTTACATTATCATTCCaacaaattattgaaaatatttttccacaAGTAATACCTTGGCTTTTATACTGTATCAACGAAGACGATGACAgtggtaaaaaaaaattagcag AAATAGCTTATGGGCCCCATCAATCTGGTTTTCAAAATTTACTTGACAATATGATATATGCCATGTCCACACATAATGAAAAAGTAGATGAAGATATCCAATACGAATGTGCGTGGAGACTCGGCAATTGGAATTTCTCTGTAATAAACCAGGCACAAAGtgattgtaaattaaaatcacAAATAGTTGAATCTGATTATCATTTTTACCATTATCAAGCATTAAAGTACTTTCATGAAGGTaacgaaataggtatacaaaatgCAATTGGAAATGCTCGTATCAGTATCGTCAAAGCCCTTAAGAATATTAGTTTAG AAAGCAGCAAAACTGTATATGAAAAATTAATGCAGTTACAATTAATtcgtgaaattgaagagttaagTTCAGCAAAACCAGACGAACATGAAAAAGTATTGCAAAAATGGCAACAACAAGACATATCAAATTTTAATGAACTGCAATATATTGAACCCATATTAACTCAAAGAACAATTATGTATCAGATAAATAATGCTTTAGTTGATAGCGTGCAGATGAAGGATGCACTTTACAATACAtacttaaatatattaaaaatagcgGCGGATAAAGAAAATTTACGTATTGCTACACGTTCGCTAG CTGCACTAGCGAAACAAACAGACCTGCCCCCAAAAGTTCAAGATCAAATGCTTTATCAAGAATCTCTGTTAGCACGTCTTAGAAATGATTTGGAAATTGGACGATTTCTTTTACGTAATTTAATGCACAAGGATACCTTAGATACAAATCTACGAGCTCAGGTGCTGAGAGTTTACGGTGACTGGATGGCTGAAACAAAATCGGAGAATCCTCAG acTGTAATAGAAGAATATTACATGAAATCTGTAGATGCGAGCACTTCTATCAATGAACAAACTGCTGATAGCATTAAGAATTTACATAATACACAAGTAGCATTAGCACGATTCGCTGATGTTCAATATGAACAGATATGCGCCCATATGAAATCTCCTCAATTTGAAAGTCTTAAAGAATGCATTACGTCTACGGAAGAAGTCAGTGCGTTGTCGATGAGTAAGGACAAAGATGTTAGAAGAGCGTTTATTCTAAATCACAAACAAAATATAAATGATGCTGCAGAACTAAAGCATATACAGAAAGAAAGAGATAATTATTTAACTTTAGCATTACA ATACTATTTACTAGTGTTACAACAAAGCGAAGATTATAATTTACTAATATTTAGAATAGTAGCTCTCTGGTTAGACAACATAAAACAAACAGATGTTAATCATCTCTTAAATGAGAATCTTCAGAGAATACCGTCTTTTAAATTTATTCCACTTATTCCACAATTAGCTGCACATATAAATAATGTTTCAGATGCATTCTCTGAAAAAATATACTCAATTATGGAACATTGTGCCCTGGAACACCCACACCATACGTTACCTGTATTGTtagcattaaaaaatttatatggcgaTTATGAATATAGTACAACTCAGGCGAATAATGTGGTAGAACCAAGAGTGCTCGGCGCTCGAAAGTTGTTGCAGGAATTGACAAGAACAAATATTAGGCTAATTGTGCATGAAATGGAAAAGTTATCACACTCGTTAGTTATGTTAGCTAATCTTGAAACTTCTACAAGGAAAC ctGGTTCGATGGTTAATATACCGAAAAATCAAGAAATCTTgaaagttaaaaatttcaataatgtaCTTGTACCAACGCTGACAATAAATGTAAAATCGTCCAGAAATTACAATAACATAATTGGAATATCTAAATATTCAGGAACATATGAGACTGTTGGTGGTTTAAATACACCAAAAAAGATAATCTGTATTGGCACGGATGGAATTTCAAGATATCAATTAGTAAAG GGAAAAGATGACTTACGACAAGATGCTGTAATGCAACAAGTTTTTAGCGTAATGAATATACTGTTAAAAGCTTACAAAGAAACAAAACGGAGAAAGTTAATGATTCGAACATACAAG GTTGTTCCATTGACCCAAAGATCGGGAATATTAGAATGGTGTGATAATACAGTTCCCATTATATTTATACTGATAGGTTCAAATCCCAATTCTGGATTTCACGTGAAATATTACCCAAAAGATTATACAGCAAAAGACTGCAGGGACAAATTAtca GCAGTGGAAAAAGCATCAACTGACGCCAAATTGAAAGCATTTACGGACTGTTGTGCACATATGCATCCAGTactgcatcatttctttatggAAAAATATCCATCTCCTGAAACGTGGTTCGAGAGAAGATTAGCATACACTCGCAG CATAGCTACAACATCTATAGCGGGATATATTTTGGGCCTAGGAGATAGacatttaaacaatattttacttgACCAAACAACTGCTGAAGTAATTCATATTGATTTtg GTATAGCATTCGAACAAGGTAAGGTATTACCGATTCCTGAAACTATTCCGTTTCGGCTTACGCAAAATATTGAGGCCGCAATGGGTGTATCTGGAATAGAAGGGACGATGAGACAATGCTGCGAAAAGACTTTAACTGTTTTACGTGACCAAAGACAAATAATCATAACTTTACTACAAGTCTTATTGTATGATCCACTGTTCACATGGACTATAACACCTGCTAAAGCACGTAACATTCAAAGTGGGAGCTCGTCGAAACAAGTTGAAATTAATCAAA GTTCTACTGGAACTAACAAAACAGCAGGAAGAGCTCTGTTAAGAATAGAACAAAAACTCCAAGGTACCGAAGAAGGTTTAGCGTCAAGCATTTCTGGCCAAGTTGAAAGACTTATACAACAAGCACGTGATCCTATGAATCTTTCTCGTATATACTGCGGATGGCAACcatatttataa